In Syngnathus acus chromosome 21, fSynAcu1.2, whole genome shotgun sequence, one genomic interval encodes:
- the LOC119139858 gene encoding FAST kinase domain-containing protein 5, mitochondrial codes for MGRSPSPCSTSCHRYVNTITSTFSRRGSNADRFMAACVLCHLRPRLRSLSGLKKGFAHRVISKLDIESDEQDKRTSAFQLMDALPLDDYRVHYSPSSYHHPVGTKSALSNSQGDIDDEEPCLPTLAPSFWQQSNRYSINSSRHLSSSKNTLLDLAFNRGSESKISVQHHQRISTSPDVHIDARAFLKCRPDYSSRTLDLTQRPPPIEWEQVVQVLRKVSVLKGTMKPSDICRFFEELSHTDADKVSLVKTDQRFVILLRYSVENLRLFSLLELLNILSSLVWLEMPHSHTVLGLYEAELRRRADQMTLDQWLFAADLWRCLGRKVPQFLKQLYGFVHLYLGQVRLPELVQLLYIMGEGRQCPKVLIEPIEQLVMRHVQQLQPEEVGAVCLGLFKSQTTLSEVAVNRLVNKAHSLVGDMSDFAVVNVFKYLRFSYLFHSAWMEAMTHEVPRRSHGMGVQGLMHVALACSALHYRNDGILVAIGERIPALVPHCRSKDSCKLLWALGNLGFLPAQSPNSYQSLTEALRLKKAEFLRYPEHLLTGLLGLAFVSRFPEDLIELALSPDFVSLALKSPQLDLKKDLFTLDGAVALELPHWTGPRLSLQLREEVKEMLWKFVQSDVCQKFEVKEAEAALQELLGGDKFVWKRMILPHMRSIDLEVHLDSSGQPVPVNPESQTVIQNSSSRCPPKQGLGRMNLGVSVTDNLIAQLTNAKNLPGPPIAPPKVQTLSAVQPDERETLFDTGLNLTGAITEMITAPSSRRSAPADPGAIVKLAIQVSSRNHYCIQSQQLLGLYAMKRRQLELAGYKVVELCYNEWSSMLRKSRTEKMAYLHCKLYNSLET; via the exons ATGGGACGTTCACCTTCCCCATGCTCAACTTCATGTCATCGCTACGTCAATACCATCACATCTACATTTTCACGTCGAGGAAGTAATG cCGACAGATtcatggctgcctgcgtgcTGTGTCACTTGAGACCGAGGCTACGCTCCCTTTCGGGTTTGAAAAAGGGTTTTGCTCACCGCGTTATTAGCAAACTTGACATTGAGTCGGATGAGCAGGACAAAAGAACGTCTGCGTTCCAACTCATGGATGCCCTTCCGCTTGATGACTACAGGGTCCATTATAGCCCATCTTCATATCACCACCCTGTAGGAACTAAATCTGCCCTCTCCAACAGTCAAGGTGATATTGATGATGAAGAACCATGTCTCCCCACTCTGGCTCCTTCCTTCTGGCAGCAGAGCAATCGCTACAGCATAAACTCCTCGCGACATCTTTCCAGCTCCAAAAACACTTTGCTCGACTTAGCCTTCAACAGAGGTTCCGAATCCAAAATATCAGTGCAGCACCATCAAAGAATATCCACGTCACCTGATGTTCACATTGACGCTCGTGCCTTTCTCAAGTGTCGGCCTGACTATTCATCCAGAACCCTTGATCTTACCCAAAGACCTCCTCCTATTGAATGGGAACAGGTGGTGCAAGTACTCCGAAAAGTGTCTGTCCTTAAAGGCACCATGAAACCGTCCGACATTTGTCGTTTCTTTGAGGAGCTCAGCCACACCGACGCTGACAAGGTGTCACTGGTGAAGACCGACCAACGCTTCGTCATACTTCTTCGCTACTCAGTGGAGAACCTTCGCCTCTTTTCTCTACTTGAGCTGCTGAACATACTGAGCTCATTAGTGTGGCTGGAAATGCCTCATAGTCACACGGTACTCGGGCTGTACGAAGCCGAGCTGAGACGCCGTGCCGACCAGATGACTTTAGACCAGTGGCTCTTTGCAGCCGACTTGTGGCGCTGCCTTGGCAGGAAGGTACCTCAATTCCTCAAGCAACTTTATGGCTTTGTCCATTTGTATCTGGGACAAGTCAGGCTCCCAGAGCTGGTCCAACTTTTGTACATCATGGGAGAAGGGAGGCAGTGCCCCAAAGTCCTGATTGAGCCCATCGAGCAGTTAGTCATGCGACACGTCCAGCAGCTCCAGCCGGAGGAGGTTGGCGCAGTCTGCTTGGGCCTCTTCAAATCCCAAACAACCCTTTCAGAGGTAGCGGTGAATCGCCTCGTCAATAAGGCGCACTCCCTCGTTGGGGATATGAGTGACTTTGCCGTGGTCAATGTGTTCAAATACCTGCGTTTCAGCTACTTGTTTCACAGTGCCTGGATGGAGGCCATGACGCACGAGGTACCACGGCGATCTCACGGGATGGGTGTTCAGGGGCTCATGCACGTGGCGCTGGCTTGCTCGGCTTTACATTACCGCAACGACGGCATCCTCGTCGCCATCGGCGAGAGAATTCCGGCGCTGGTGCCACACTGCCGGAGTAAAGACTCATGCAAGCTGTTGTGGGCTTTAGGCAACTTAGGCTTCCTCCCTGCTCAAAGCCCGAATTCTTACCAAAGTCTTACCGAGGCGCTTAGATTGAAGAAGGCTGAATTTCTACGCTACCCAGAACATCTGCTCACCGGTCTTCTCGGCCTAGCCTTCGTCTCTCGGTTCCCCGAGGACCTGATCGAGTTAGCCTTGAGCCCGGATTTTGTCAGCTTAGCGCTGAAGTCACCGCAGCTGGATCTGAAGAAAGACTTGTTCACCTTGGACGGAGCCGTGGCTCTGGAGTTGCCTCACTGGACCGGTCCTCGGTTGAGCCTCCAACTGAGAGAAGAGGTGAAAGAAATGTTGTGGAAGTTTGTCCAATCGGACGTGTGCCAGAAATTTGAGGTGAAGGAGGCAGAGGCTGCACTGCAAGAATTGCTGGGAGGAGACAAGTTTGTGTGGAAAAGAATGATCCTGCCCCACATGCGATCCATCGACCTTGAAGTGCACCTTGACTCTTCTGGTCAGCCCGTTCCCGTTAATCCGGAATCTCAAACAGTCATCCAGAACAGTTCTTCCAGATGTCCTCCAAAGCAGGGTTTGGGGAGAATGAATCTAGGCGTGAGCGTGACTGACAATCTCATAGCACAACTTACAAATGCCAAGAACCTCCCAGGTCCACCAATCGCCCCTCCCAAAGTTCAAACTCTTTCTGCTGTGCAGCCCGATGAAAGAGAAACTTTGTTTGACACCGGGCTAAACTTGACGGGCGCCATCACAGAAATGATCACCGCTCCCAGCAGCCGAAGATCAGCCCCCGCAGACCCCGGCGCCATCGTGAAACTCGCCATCCAGGTGTCCAGCCGGAACCACTACTGCATACAGTCACAGCAGCTACTGGGACTTTACGCCATGAAGAGAAGGCAACTGGAGTTGGCGGGTTACAAGGTTGTAGAGCTTTGCTATAACGAGTGGAGTTCCATGTTGAGAAAAAGCAGAACTGAGAAGATGGCCTACCTTCACTGCAAGCTCTACAACAGCCTGGAAACTTGA